In one Sphingomonas sanguinis genomic region, the following are encoded:
- a CDS encoding histidine triad nucleotide-binding protein: MPIDATLPYDDQNIFAKILRDEIPSRRVYEDEWAVAFHDIAPHAPTHILVIPRGPYVSWDDFAGRASEAEIAGFVRAVGHVAREAGAVEPGYRLLANIGPDAGQEVPHLHVHILAGKPLGPMLAR; encoded by the coding sequence ATGCCGATCGATGCCACCCTGCCCTATGACGACCAAAATATCTTTGCGAAGATCCTGCGCGACGAAATCCCGTCCCGGCGGGTCTATGAGGATGAGTGGGCGGTCGCCTTCCACGACATCGCGCCGCACGCCCCGACCCATATCCTCGTGATCCCGCGCGGCCCCTATGTGTCGTGGGACGATTTCGCAGGCCGCGCCAGCGAGGCGGAGATCGCCGGTTTCGTCCGCGCGGTCGGCCATGTCGCGCGCGAGGCAGGCGCGGTCGAGCCGGGATACCGGCTGCTGGCGAATATCGGGCCGGACGCCGGGCAGGAGGTGCCGCATCTTCATGTGCATATCCTGGCAGGCAAGCCGCTCGGCCCGATGCTGGCGCGCTGA
- a CDS encoding HIRAN domain-containing protein: MDELTLAVVGIDFPNEDKARSNRRFELLASAVGDPVSLRPEPRNRHDANAVAVFSARDVQVGYLSAERAPLIGMRIRRGEQVRAVFQGITGSVAYIRVRFGGGAPTLPSIAEARPEQVEDGFYADPDGPDWGA, translated from the coding sequence ATGGACGAATTGACGCTGGCGGTGGTCGGGATCGACTTTCCCAATGAGGACAAGGCGCGGAGCAATCGGCGGTTCGAACTGCTCGCCTCTGCGGTCGGCGATCCGGTGAGCCTGCGTCCCGAGCCGCGCAACCGGCATGATGCGAACGCGGTCGCGGTGTTCAGCGCGCGTGACGTGCAGGTGGGCTATCTCTCCGCCGAGCGGGCACCGCTGATCGGCATGCGCATACGGCGCGGCGAGCAGGTGCGGGCGGTGTTTCAGGGCATCACAGGCTCGGTCGCCTATATCCGGGTGCGTTTCGGTGGCGGTGCGCCGACGTTGCCGTCCATCGCGGAGGCGCGGCCCGAGCAGGTCGAGGATGGCTTCTACGCCGATCCCGACGGCCCCGATTGGGGTGCGTAA
- a CDS encoding LysE family translocator: MRPDLWFAFVAATLVIGLIPGPGVAAILGYAIGSGRRTAFASVGGLMLGNLAASTASLLGMGAVLAASSFLFGLLKWAGAAYLIAVGVMGLWRARNADAVAIRPRLISPRAAFLGNLGVGTFHPKTILFLAAFAPQFIDPHRAYWPQAGILAVTFVLVLALTDGCYAWAASSAGGLLRSPRAQAWAQRAGGGALIFAGLATATIRR; this comes from the coding sequence ATGCGCCCCGACCTGTGGTTCGCCTTCGTCGCGGCGACCCTGGTCATCGGGCTGATCCCCGGTCCCGGCGTCGCGGCGATCCTGGGCTATGCGATCGGATCGGGACGGCGGACCGCCTTTGCCTCGGTCGGCGGGCTGATGCTCGGCAATCTGGCCGCCTCGACCGCCAGCCTGCTGGGCATGGGCGCGGTGCTAGCGGCCTCGTCCTTTCTATTCGGGCTGCTCAAATGGGCGGGCGCGGCCTATCTGATCGCGGTCGGAGTCATGGGGCTCTGGCGCGCGCGCAATGCCGATGCGGTGGCGATTCGCCCGCGCCTGATTTCGCCGCGCGCCGCCTTTCTGGGCAATCTGGGCGTCGGCACCTTCCATCCCAAGACCATCCTGTTCCTCGCCGCCTTCGCACCGCAGTTCATCGATCCGCACCGTGCCTATTGGCCGCAGGCCGGGATATTGGCGGTGACGTTCGTGCTGGTGCTGGCGCTGACCGACGGCTGCTATGCCTGGGCGGCGTCGAGCGCGGGCGGACTGTTGCGTTCGCCACGCGCACAGGCCTGGGCTCAGCGCGCGGGCGGCGGAGCCTTGATCTTCGCCGGGCTGGCGACGGCGACGATCCGCCGCTGA
- the hisH gene encoding imidazole glycerol phosphate synthase subunit HisH, with protein MTLALIDIESGNLHSVDNALRAAGASDVVITADPDVIAKADRIVLPGVGAFGACAANLRAVDGLEEALRDAALTRARPFLGICVGMQLLADASDEMGEHRGLGWIPGRVTRLVPAEPSAKVPHMGWNDVRPVSEHPLIVPGEAYFLHSYAFTGEHVLATTDHSGPVTAAIGRDTVVGAQFHPEKSQRYGLSFLTRFLEWHP; from the coding sequence GTGACGCTGGCGCTGATCGACATCGAGTCGGGCAATCTCCACTCGGTCGACAATGCCCTGCGTGCGGCGGGGGCGAGCGATGTGGTCATCACCGCCGACCCGGATGTGATCGCCAAGGCCGACCGGATCGTGCTGCCGGGCGTCGGTGCGTTCGGCGCCTGCGCGGCAAACCTGCGCGCCGTCGACGGACTGGAGGAGGCGTTGCGCGACGCCGCCCTCACCCGCGCGCGGCCGTTCCTGGGCATTTGCGTCGGTATGCAGTTGCTCGCCGACGCCAGTGACGAGATGGGCGAGCATCGGGGCTTGGGCTGGATCCCCGGCCGAGTCACGCGACTCGTCCCCGCCGAGCCATCGGCGAAGGTGCCGCATATGGGCTGGAACGATGTCCGGCCTGTGAGCGAGCATCCGCTGATCGTGCCCGGCGAAGCCTATTTCCTCCACAGCTACGCCTTTACCGGCGAGCATGTGCTGGCGACCACCGATCACTCCGGCCCCGTCACCGCCGCGATCGGCCGCGACACGGTGGTCGGCGCGCAATTCCACCCCGAGAAGAGCCAGCGTTATGGCCTCTCCTTCCTCACCCGTTTCCTGGAGTGGCATCCGTGA
- a CDS encoding adenosine kinase, protein MTNPTYDVVAIGNAIVDILASAEDDFIAENGMTKGAMQLVFSPEEADALYAKMGPGREISGGSAANTLAGMAALGGKTAFIGQVADDQLGEVFSHDIRAAGVKFDTPVRPGQPTTARCMIFVSPDGQRTMNTFLGASHYLPAEALDKALIADAAYLYIEGYLWDPEEPRAAMRAAIDVARAAGRKVAFTASAEFVIDRHRADFHALIDGGMIDVIFANETEIVALTETADVEAAIASLKDKVETLVVTLAEKGALAQRGDERVTVPAHPVDKVVDTTGAGDLFAAGFLYGQTHGHDLKASLTLGAACAAEIISHFGARPQVDLKALAASL, encoded by the coding sequence TTGACCAACCCCACTTACGACGTGGTGGCGATCGGCAATGCCATCGTCGACATCCTTGCCTCCGCCGAGGATGATTTCATCGCCGAGAACGGCATGACCAAGGGAGCGATGCAGCTCGTCTTTTCGCCGGAGGAAGCCGACGCGCTCTATGCCAAGATGGGCCCCGGTCGCGAGATTTCGGGCGGGTCGGCCGCCAACACGCTGGCAGGCATGGCCGCGCTCGGCGGCAAGACCGCGTTCATCGGCCAGGTCGCCGACGATCAGCTGGGCGAGGTGTTCAGCCACGATATCCGTGCGGCGGGCGTCAAGTTCGACACGCCCGTCCGTCCCGGCCAGCCGACCACCGCACGCTGCATGATCTTCGTCAGCCCCGATGGCCAGCGGACGATGAACACCTTCCTCGGCGCCTCGCACTATCTGCCCGCCGAAGCGCTCGACAAGGCGCTGATCGCCGATGCGGCCTATCTGTATATCGAGGGTTATCTCTGGGATCCGGAAGAGCCGCGCGCCGCGATGCGCGCCGCGATCGACGTCGCCCGCGCGGCGGGCCGCAAGGTCGCCTTCACCGCCTCGGCCGAGTTCGTGATCGACCGCCACCGTGCCGATTTCCATGCACTGATCGATGGTGGCATGATCGACGTGATCTTCGCCAACGAGACCGAGATCGTCGCGCTGACCGAAACGGCGGATGTCGAGGCCGCGATCGCCTCGCTGAAGGACAAGGTCGAGACGCTGGTCGTGACGCTCGCTGAAAAGGGTGCGCTGGCGCAGCGCGGCGATGAGCGCGTGACCGTGCCCGCCCATCCGGTCGACAAGGTGGTCGACACCACGGGCGCGGGCGACCTGTTCGCGGCGGGCTTCCTCTATGGCCAGACGCACGGCCATGATCTGAAGGCCTCGCTGACGTTGGGCGCGGCCTGCGCGGCCGAGATCATCAGCCATTTCGGCGCCCGGCCCCAGGTCGACCTGAAGGCCCTGGCCGCCAGCCTCTAA
- a CDS encoding EI24 domain-containing protein codes for MIRAFFLSLAQLGDPAIRRVLIRSLGVTLGVFALAGVALWYGMRAALTGWLGVQADGWSAAFTLVVELLALWLAFRAVAVAVVGVFADDIVAAVEARHYPHALASGRPVSFARGTAMGLGSAARVIAINLILLPLYIVLLVTGVGTAAAFLLVNGWLLSRDLGDMVSARHMDRAAMRRWRKATGPARFLLGLAVATLFVVPGLNLLAPVLGASMATHFFHRRQA; via the coding sequence ATGATCCGCGCCTTTTTCCTGTCGCTCGCCCAGTTGGGCGATCCGGCGATCCGCCGGGTGCTGATCCGTTCGCTGGGCGTGACACTGGGCGTCTTCGCGCTGGCGGGCGTCGCCTTGTGGTACGGCATGCGCGCGGCGCTGACCGGATGGCTGGGCGTCCAGGCGGACGGATGGTCGGCCGCCTTCACCCTTGTCGTCGAACTGCTGGCGCTATGGCTGGCCTTTCGCGCGGTTGCGGTGGCGGTGGTGGGCGTGTTCGCCGACGATATCGTCGCGGCGGTCGAGGCGCGGCATTACCCGCATGCGCTGGCGAGCGGCAGGCCGGTTTCCTTCGCACGCGGCACCGCCATGGGTCTGGGTTCGGCTGCACGGGTCATCGCGATCAATCTGATCCTGCTGCCCCTGTACATCGTGCTGCTCGTGACCGGCGTAGGCACGGCGGCGGCGTTCCTGCTGGTCAATGGCTGGTTGTTGTCGCGCGACCTGGGCGACATGGTGTCGGCGCGGCACATGGACCGCGCCGCCATGCGTCGCTGGCGAAAGGCGACCGGGCCTGCGCGCTTCCTGTTGGGGCTTGCCGTCGCCACCCTGTTCGTGGTTCCGGGACTCAATCTCCTCGCGCCCGTCCTGGGGGCGAGCATGGCGACCCATTTCTTTCACAGGAGACAGGCGTGA
- the hisB gene encoding imidazoleglycerol-phosphate dehydratase HisB, which produces MRTATVHRATAETVIDVTVNLDGTGVYQNATGIGFLDHMLDQLSRHSLIDLSVKVEGDLHIDGHHTTEDSALAIGQAFAKALGDKRGIYRYGEALSPMDEVLTRTALDISGRPWLVWKVPFTNPMLGTLQTEMIEHWFHSFAQEAGITLHVELLHGHNNHHIAESIFKGLARALRMAVEIDPRKADAIPSTKGML; this is translated from the coding sequence ATGCGCACCGCCACCGTCCACCGCGCCACCGCGGAAACCGTCATCGACGTCACCGTCAATCTCGACGGCACCGGCGTCTATCAGAACGCCACCGGCATCGGGTTTCTCGACCATATGCTCGACCAGCTGTCGCGGCATTCGCTGATCGATCTGTCGGTCAAGGTCGAGGGGGACCTGCATATCGACGGGCACCACACGACCGAGGACAGCGCGCTGGCGATCGGACAGGCCTTTGCCAAGGCGCTGGGCGACAAGCGCGGCATCTATCGCTACGGCGAGGCGCTGTCCCCGATGGACGAAGTGCTGACCCGCACCGCGCTCGACATTTCGGGGCGGCCCTGGCTGGTGTGGAAGGTGCCGTTCACCAACCCGATGCTGGGCACGCTCCAGACCGAGATGATCGAGCACTGGTTCCACAGCTTCGCGCAGGAAGCGGGCATCACGCTGCACGTCGAGCTGCTGCACGGCCATAACAACCATCACATCGCCGAGAGCATCTTCAAGGGCCTCGCCCGTGCCCTGCGCATGGCGGTGGAGATCGACCCGCGCAAGGCCGACGCGATTCCTTCGACCAAGGGCATGTTGTGA
- the hisA gene encoding 1-(5-phosphoribosyl)-5-[(5-phosphoribosylamino)methylideneamino]imidazole-4-carboxamide isomerase, with product MSLIVFPAIDLKGGQVVRLAEGDMDRATVYGDDPTHQAMLFAEAGAQHLHVVDLDGAFAGESVNGEAVQAIVKAFPGHVQLGGGIRKPENVERWFDLGVSRVVIGTAALENPDFVRDMAKAYPGGIVVAVDAKDGMVATRGWADVSTVSVEDLARRFEDAGVASLLFTDVGRDGMLKGCNVPATVDLARAVRIPVIASGGVAGIGDIHMLALHHQDGVEGVITGRALYDGRLDLAAALSVAAAA from the coding sequence GTGAGCCTGATCGTCTTCCCCGCCATCGACCTGAAGGGCGGCCAAGTGGTGCGTCTGGCCGAGGGCGATATGGACCGCGCGACCGTCTATGGTGACGATCCCACCCATCAGGCGATGCTGTTTGCCGAGGCGGGTGCCCAGCATCTGCACGTCGTCGATCTGGACGGCGCCTTTGCCGGCGAGTCAGTCAATGGCGAGGCGGTGCAGGCGATCGTCAAAGCCTTTCCCGGCCATGTCCAGCTGGGCGGCGGCATTCGCAAGCCGGAGAATGTCGAGCGCTGGTTCGACCTAGGCGTTTCGCGCGTCGTGATCGGCACGGCGGCGCTGGAGAATCCGGATTTCGTGCGCGACATGGCCAAGGCCTATCCCGGCGGCATCGTCGTCGCGGTGGACGCCAAGGACGGCATGGTCGCGACGCGCGGCTGGGCCGATGTGTCGACCGTCTCGGTCGAGGATCTGGCCCGCCGGTTCGAGGATGCGGGGGTCGCTTCGCTGCTCTTCACCGATGTCGGCCGCGACGGGATGCTCAAGGGCTGCAACGTGCCCGCCACCGTCGATCTGGCACGCGCGGTGCGTATCCCGGTCATCGCCAGCGGCGGCGTGGCGGGGATCGGCGACATTCATATGCTGGCGCTTCATCATCAGGACGGCGTGGAGGGCGTCATCACCGGCCGCGCGCTCTATGACGGGCGGCTCGATCTGGCGGCGGCGCTGTCGGTGGCGGCGGCCGCATGA
- the hisF gene encoding imidazole glycerol phosphate synthase subunit HisF, whose product MTVRARVIPCLDVANGRVVKGVNFVDLIDAGDPVEQARAYDAAGADELCFLDITASHEARGTILDVVRRTAAVCFMPLTVGGGVRTAEDARALLLAGADKVAVNSAAVSRPEVVSDIAERFGSQCCVASVDARRTADGWEVFTHGGRRATGIDAVKHALRLAELGAGELLVTSMDRDGTRGGYDLDLIRTIADRTSVPVVASGGVGGLDDLVAGVRDGHASAVLAASIFHFGDASIADAHRALAAAGVPVRAH is encoded by the coding sequence ATGACCGTCCGCGCGCGCGTCATCCCCTGCCTCGACGTCGCCAATGGCCGGGTGGTCAAGGGCGTCAACTTCGTCGACCTGATCGACGCGGGCGATCCGGTCGAACAGGCCCGCGCCTATGACGCGGCGGGCGCGGACGAATTGTGTTTCCTCGACATCACCGCCAGCCATGAGGCGCGGGGCACCATCCTGGACGTGGTGCGGCGGACGGCGGCGGTGTGCTTCATGCCGCTGACCGTCGGCGGGGGCGTGCGCACGGCGGAGGATGCGCGCGCGCTTCTGCTGGCCGGCGCAGACAAGGTGGCGGTCAATTCCGCCGCCGTCAGCCGCCCGGAGGTCGTTTCCGACATCGCAGAGCGATTCGGCAGCCAGTGCTGCGTCGCCAGCGTGGACGCGCGGCGCACGGCGGATGGCTGGGAGGTGTTCACCCATGGTGGGCGGCGCGCGACCGGGATCGATGCGGTCAAACATGCGCTGCGGCTGGCAGAGCTGGGCGCGGGGGAGTTGCTGGTCACCTCGATGGATCGCGACGGGACGCGGGGGGGATACGACCTCGATCTGATCCGCACCATCGCCGACCGGACCAGCGTGCCGGTCGTCGCATCGGGCGGCGTCGGCGGGCTGGACGACTTGGTCGCGGGCGTGCGCGACGGGCATGCTTCGGCGGTGCTGGCGGCGTCGATCTTCCACTTTGGCGATGCGTCGATTGCCGATGCGCATCGGGCGCTTGCGGCAGCAGGGGTGCCGGTTCGGGCCCATTGA
- a CDS encoding amino acid permease, with product MIFGRVKPLDAILATAEKKGLQRSLGAFQLTMLGIGAVIGTGIFVLTSEAAQKAGPGMMLSFVLAGFVCAVAALCYSELASMVPVAGSAYTYTYAVMGELLAWMVGWALILEYAVGASAVAVGWSGYVVGQIRNLLGIDIPMEWVNGPSSGGYINLPAVIISLLVTWLLVIGTTESARFNAILVAIKVAALTLFIALSVPVINGAHFEPFMPTGLTGVAGAAASIFFAYVGFDAVSTAAEETKNPQRNVPIGLIASLLFCTVFYLLVSAGAIGSPLGAQPVRDAAGVVLSPGTSELAAQCKAIVASGATEPLSCSREALAHVLRTIGWEKIGNLIGLAATLALPSVVLMMMFGQTRVFFTMARDGLLPEKLASVHPRYRTPHVVTIVTGIAATLASAFLPVGKLADYSNSGTLFAFFMVALSVMVLRKTDPTRKRPFRTPAVFIVAPAAMIGCAYLYFSLPLVAILVLPGWGAVGLAIYFLYSRKRSHVGRGIVDVVDDPAMQPEVAKPLDR from the coding sequence ATGATTTTCGGGCGCGTTAAGCCTCTGGACGCCATTTTGGCGACCGCCGAGAAGAAGGGGCTGCAACGATCGCTAGGCGCGTTCCAGCTTACCATGCTGGGTATCGGCGCCGTTATCGGTACGGGCATCTTCGTTCTCACCTCCGAAGCCGCGCAGAAGGCGGGGCCGGGGATGATGCTGTCCTTCGTGCTGGCGGGGTTCGTCTGCGCGGTGGCCGCACTCTGCTATTCCGAACTGGCCTCAATGGTGCCGGTCGCGGGCTCGGCCTATACCTATACCTATGCGGTCATGGGCGAGTTGCTGGCCTGGATGGTCGGCTGGGCGCTGATCCTGGAATATGCGGTCGGCGCGTCGGCCGTCGCGGTCGGCTGGTCGGGCTATGTCGTGGGGCAGATTCGCAACCTGCTGGGCATCGACATACCGATGGAATGGGTCAACGGCCCGTCGTCGGGCGGTTACATCAACCTGCCCGCCGTGATCATCTCGCTGCTCGTCACCTGGCTGCTGGTCATCGGCACCACCGAGAGCGCACGGTTCAATGCGATCCTGGTCGCGATCAAGGTCGCCGCGCTGACCCTGTTCATCGCGCTCTCGGTGCCGGTCATCAACGGCGCGCATTTCGAGCCGTTCATGCCGACCGGCCTGACCGGCGTGGCGGGGGCCGCGGCATCGATCTTCTTCGCCTATGTCGGCTTCGACGCGGTGTCGACCGCCGCCGAAGAGACCAAGAACCCGCAGCGCAACGTGCCGATCGGCCTGATCGCCTCGCTGCTGTTCTGCACGGTCTTCTACCTGCTGGTGTCGGCGGGCGCGATCGGCTCGCCGCTGGGCGCGCAGCCGGTGCGCGACGCCGCCGGTGTCGTGCTGTCGCCCGGCACGTCGGAACTGGCCGCGCAGTGCAAGGCGATCGTCGCCAGCGGCGCGACCGAGCCGCTGTCCTGCTCGCGTGAAGCGCTGGCGCATGTCCTGCGCACCATCGGCTGGGAAAAGATCGGCAACCTGATCGGCCTGGCCGCCACGCTGGCGCTGCCGTCGGTCGTGCTCATGATGATGTTCGGCCAGACCCGCGTGTTCTTCACCATGGCGCGCGACGGCCTGCTGCCCGAAAAGCTGGCCTCGGTGCATCCGCGCTATCGCACGCCGCACGTCGTGACGATCGTCACCGGCATCGCCGCGACCTTGGCCTCGGCCTTCCTGCCGGTCGGCAAGCTCGCGGACTATTCCAACTCGGGCACGCTGTTCGCCTTCTTCATGGTGGCGCTGTCGGTGATGGTGCTGCGCAAGACCGATCCGACCCGCAAGCGTCCGTTCCGCACGCCCGCCGTGTTCATCGTCGCGCCCGCCGCGATGATCGGTTGCGCGTATCTGTATTTCTCGCTGCCGCTGGTCGCGATCCTGGTCCTGCCGGGCTGGGGCGCGGTGGGTCTGGCGATCTACTTCCTCTACAGCCGCAAGCGCAGCCATGTCGGGCGTGGCATCGTCGATGTGGTGGACGATCCCGCGATGCAGCCGGAGGTCGCCAAGCCGCTCGATCGCTGA
- a CDS encoding phosphoribosyl-ATP diphosphatase — MDMFDRLETTIRARRDAGDAATSYAASLFAKGRPKIAQKLGEEAVETVIAAMAQPDKIVSEAADLMFHLIVLLADTGHTLDDVRAELARREGVSGHDEKAARPR, encoded by the coding sequence ATGGACATGTTCGACCGCCTCGAGACCACGATCCGCGCGCGCCGGGATGCGGGCGACGCCGCCACCTCCTATGCCGCCAGCCTGTTCGCCAAGGGGCGACCGAAGATCGCCCAGAAGCTGGGCGAGGAAGCGGTCGAGACGGTCATCGCCGCCATGGCCCAGCCCGACAAGATCGTGTCGGAGGCTGCCGACCTGATGTTTCACCTGATCGTCCTGCTGGCCGATACCGGCCACACGCTCGACGACGTTCGCGCCGAACTGGCACGGCGCGAGGGTGTGTCGGGCCATGACGAAAAGGCCGCCCGGCCCCGCTGA